The Elstera cyanobacteriorum DNA window AGTTACCGTAGCCCCGCTGGTTTGGGACGATGACATGGTAGCCCGCAGCGACAAGTGGGGGCACCTGGTGACGCCAGGAATAGGCGTGCTCCGGCCAGCCGTGGCAGAGCACAATGGGCCTGCCTCCGTTTTTGCGGCCAGCCTCGAAAACTTCGAGGTCAACGCCGTTGACCGGAAGAAGGGTGGCTTTGGAAAAATTCAATGTATCGAGCATCACTTACTCACCTTGTTGACATGTGCTGTCCCCGCCTAAAGGAAAACGGTGCCAAAATTCGTCACCTTTGTATGGCAGTGAACCCCGATGAACGCCCGCCTCCGACAAGACGCCATCGTGCGCAGCCTTCGCCGCAATGGCACATCGACTCTCGCCGAGCTTGCTGAGGCAGTTGGCGCGTCCAGACGCACGGTGCTGCGTGACATCAGCGCGCTGCGCGACCACGGCTTCGTCATCTATTCCGAACCGGGGCGTGGGGGCGGCCTGCAACTGGACCCACAATCCGTTCAGACCACGGCTCGGCTCTCGGTCGCCGAAGTTTTTGCGCTGCTCATCAGCGTCACATCCATGCGTGCCGCCGGCAGTCTCCCCTTCTCAGGTCTGGCCGATGCCGGTCTTGCCAAGATTGAGAGCGCCTTGCCCCCCGACAAGTTGCGGGATCTGCAGCGGATATTGACCTGCTTGCATGTCGGGCGGCTGTCCCCGCTGGTCGATATCTCGGACATGGGGACGATGGACCCTCTGCTGCTGCCGGCTTTCGAGGTTGCCTTTCTCCGACAGAGGCGGTTGCG harbors:
- a CDS encoding helix-turn-helix transcriptional regulator — its product is MNARLRQDAIVRSLRRNGTSTLAELAEAVGASRRTVLRDISALRDHGFVIYSEPGRGGGLQLDPQSVQTTARLSVAEVFALLISVTSMRAAGSLPFSGLADAGLAKIESALPPDKLRDLQRILTCLHVGRLSPLVDISDMGTMDPLLLPAFEVAFLRQRRLRFQYRDSKGAVTSRSVEPQAMLILPPLWYLVAWDPAREGFRHFRMDRIGRPEVEEVATFQRRHVAFEGHVRPVRDLSR